From a region of the Rouxiella sp. S1S-2 genome:
- a CDS encoding PhoPQ-activated pathogenicity-related family protein, which translates to MNLIKNTILPAVLYTTLSISQTLHAQPLLRETALKTETDVNTLLFEYQKKSKEFPLNAVFLKEEKLQGVRVRHYRLTFQTPKLEQNFKEDTWLHDVTFYIPDKPYLERSLLIINNGINNPSPGQNVAKPTDFTVDMLIKLANDTHTIITSVSDIPNQYLVYEKDGKPRKEDDSVAHSWRLFMNDTTKSVPLQLPMTAAVSQAMSLAERELKAWDIKSFIVTGLSKRGWTAWLAAISDPRVDAIVPFVIDLLNQRKALTHMYNAYGGNWPIAFAPYYNENIDTQINTSQFIKLMKIQDPLSYLTGQHKERLSIPKYIINASGDDFYAPDNARFYYDKLPGERSLRIIPNSNHYGVKAFAVETLTYFTNRIQRNTKLPDIRVTVKKQSNSQMLTLRFSETPLKLSLWSANNSHARDFRFACNIRYQQTALLLPVNNSIQVNLAYPPQGWSAAFVEATFSDGYVATTPIFISKDDTYPDKAPEKVGPTCQTLPGRGLGLATK; encoded by the coding sequence ATGAATCTTATTAAAAATACAATTTTGCCCGCCGTTTTATACACAACCCTCTCTATTAGCCAGACATTACATGCCCAACCTTTACTGCGTGAAACAGCCCTCAAGACAGAAACCGACGTTAATACCCTGCTATTCGAATATCAAAAAAAATCTAAAGAGTTCCCATTAAATGCAGTATTCCTCAAGGAGGAAAAATTGCAAGGGGTTAGGGTCCGGCATTATCGGCTTACTTTTCAGACACCAAAATTGGAACAGAATTTCAAAGAGGATACATGGCTGCATGACGTGACTTTTTACATCCCTGACAAACCCTATCTTGAACGTTCCTTACTTATTATCAACAATGGTATAAACAATCCATCACCCGGTCAAAATGTGGCAAAACCTACCGACTTTACGGTCGATATGCTGATAAAACTCGCTAATGATACTCATACTATTATCACCTCAGTCAGTGATATTCCTAACCAATATCTGGTGTATGAAAAAGACGGTAAGCCACGCAAAGAAGATGACAGCGTCGCCCACAGCTGGCGTCTTTTTATGAACGACACGACAAAGAGTGTTCCACTTCAACTCCCCATGACAGCGGCCGTTTCGCAAGCCATGTCACTTGCCGAGCGCGAACTAAAGGCGTGGGATATAAAAAGCTTCATCGTCACCGGCCTGTCTAAACGTGGATGGACAGCGTGGCTGGCGGCCATTTCCGATCCTCGCGTTGATGCTATTGTCCCTTTCGTTATCGACCTGCTTAATCAACGTAAAGCATTAACCCATATGTATAACGCCTATGGTGGCAACTGGCCCATTGCCTTTGCACCTTATTACAATGAAAATATTGATACGCAAATAAACACGTCACAATTTATAAAATTAATGAAAATTCAAGATCCCCTTTCCTACCTCACCGGTCAACACAAAGAAAGACTAAGCATTCCAAAATATATTATTAACGCCAGTGGTGATGATTTTTATGCACCCGACAATGCGAGGTTTTATTACGATAAACTGCCGGGTGAGCGTTCACTCAGAATTATACCTAATTCAAACCATTATGGCGTAAAAGCTTTTGCAGTAGAGACCTTAACTTATTTCACAAATCGTATTCAACGAAATACCAAACTGCCTGACATCCGGGTTACCGTGAAAAAACAAAGTAATTCACAAATGCTAACCCTGCGTTTTTCTGAGACCCCGTTAAAGCTCTCACTGTGGTCTGCAAATAACTCTCACGCACGTGATTTCCGTTTCGCCTGTAATATTCGCTATCAACAAACAGCTCTTTTACTTCCTGTAAACAACTCGATTCAGGTTAATTTGGCCTATCCCCCCCAAGGATGGAGCGCCGCTTTTGTTGAAGCTACCTTCAGCGATGGATACGTGGCTACCACACCCATCTTCATTTCGAAAGACGATACATACCCTGACAAAGCACCTGAAAAAGTTGGCCCGACATGTCAGACGCTGCCTGGACGAGGATTAGGACTCGCGACGAAATAA
- a CDS encoding EAL domain-containing protein: protein MRVRRSLTIKQMAAVSSVALVTICVFIVIQLFHFVEQRRDDYAQQLENIAHSVARPLSQSVLNADLDETQHILNTLRPVGILNRADVVLPNQIQTLSTHYPEGRPVPTWVTKGFDLPIKVSVPLYSPATNPTTAQPLAYLVLQADPYRMYQFIVSALSTMLTTYLLLALILSIAISWCINRLIIHPLRSIARELQALPESEVHYHQLAARPRHEDDELGVLIRSYNRNQLLLDKALKAMQSTPQLSSTQQEDDPLHAINNNDFIILLRPQINLLTGKLSGAEAFLCRELPDGDYGQKNDLIVTAKESAAVASQAEKLLELSCRTLAEWQRREIKLALAVTLPGVQIQRPRLLQQLKTLLSLYQIGHGYLMLQITETALIDDWESVESALGELRALGVSIRLVADGVEAEPQRDWLLSQGIVFAQGELFSAPLPLSEFETKFTSK from the coding sequence TTGCGGGTCAGACGTTCATTAACGATTAAACAGATGGCGGCGGTGTCCAGCGTAGCGCTGGTGACTATCTGTGTGTTCATTGTTATCCAACTGTTCCACTTCGTCGAACAGCGGAGGGATGATTACGCCCAGCAGCTTGAAAATATCGCACATTCGGTAGCCAGACCGCTTTCACAGTCGGTGCTTAATGCCGACCTCGATGAAACTCAGCATATCCTGAATACGCTACGGCCGGTGGGTATTCTCAACCGTGCCGACGTGGTCTTGCCCAATCAAATTCAAACCTTAAGCACTCACTATCCCGAAGGACGTCCGGTTCCCACTTGGGTAACGAAAGGGTTTGATCTGCCGATTAAAGTCTCGGTGCCGCTGTATTCCCCAGCGACCAATCCCACAACCGCTCAGCCACTGGCTTATTTGGTGCTGCAGGCGGACCCCTATCGGATGTATCAATTTATTGTCAGCGCGCTTTCGACCATGCTGACCACTTACCTGCTGTTGGCGCTTATTCTTTCGATAGCCATCAGTTGGTGCATTAATCGTCTGATCATTCACCCTTTGCGATCGATTGCGCGCGAACTGCAAGCATTACCGGAAAGCGAAGTGCATTATCATCAATTGGCCGCACGCCCACGTCATGAAGATGATGAGCTCGGTGTGCTGATCCGCAGCTACAATCGTAATCAGCTACTGCTTGATAAAGCCTTGAAAGCCATGCAGTCAACACCGCAACTCTCTTCCACTCAGCAGGAAGATGACCCTCTGCATGCTATAAATAATAATGATTTCATTATCTTACTGCGTCCGCAAATAAACCTGCTTACCGGCAAATTAAGCGGTGCCGAGGCCTTCTTATGCCGAGAATTGCCTGACGGCGATTACGGCCAGAAAAATGACCTTATCGTCACTGCCAAAGAGAGTGCTGCGGTAGCTTCGCAGGCCGAAAAATTGCTCGAGCTGTCATGCCGTACACTGGCCGAATGGCAGCGTCGTGAAATTAAGTTAGCGCTGGCGGTCACACTCCCTGGCGTGCAAATTCAACGTCCCCGTCTCTTGCAGCAGCTGAAAACCCTGCTGAGCCTTTATCAGATAGGCCACGGTTATCTGATGCTGCAAATTACAGAAACGGCACTTATTGATGATTGGGAGAGTGTAGAGTCCGCACTGGGTGAACTGCGCGCGTTGGGGGTTTCAATTCGGCTGGTTGCTGACGGTGTTGAAGCAGAGCCACAGCGGGATTGGCTGCTGTCGCAGGGTATAGTTTTTGCTCAAGGTGAATTGTTTTCAGCACCTTTGCCCCTCAGCGAGTTTGAGACAAAATTCACCTCTAAGTAA
- a CDS encoding dicarboxylate/amino acid:cation symporter, producing the protein MKKTIFKSLYFQVLTAITLGVLLGHFYPDLGAQMKPLGDGFVKLIKMIIAPVIFCTVVTGIAGMESMKAVGRTGAIALLYFEIVSTISLILGLVIVNIVQPGAGMNVDPAALDAKAVAVYAEQAQTQGIIPFLLDIIPGSVIGAFASGNILQVLLFAVLFGFALHRLGDKGQLIFNFIDSFSKVIFGIINMIMRLAPLGAFGAMAFTIGKYGVGSLVQLGQLIICFYLTCVLFVVVVLGLIARFTGFSIFKFVNYIKEELLIVLGTSSSESALPRMLDKMEKLGCKKSVVGLVIPTGYSFNLDGTSIYLTMAAVFIAQATNSHMDIWHQITLLVVLLLSSKGAAGVTGSGFIVLAATLSAVGHLPVAGLALILGIDRFMSEARALTNLIGNGVATVVVAKWVGQLDEEQLNATLSGKKAIAVDKAA; encoded by the coding sequence ATGAAAAAAACGATATTTAAGAGTCTTTATTTCCAGGTGCTCACCGCCATTACCCTTGGGGTGTTGCTTGGGCATTTTTATCCTGATCTGGGGGCGCAAATGAAGCCGTTGGGAGACGGTTTCGTAAAACTGATTAAAATGATTATCGCTCCGGTGATTTTCTGTACCGTGGTGACCGGCATTGCTGGCATGGAAAGCATGAAAGCGGTCGGACGCACAGGCGCGATTGCGCTGCTCTATTTTGAAATCGTCAGTACTATTTCCCTGATCCTCGGGTTGGTTATCGTAAATATCGTCCAGCCTGGTGCGGGCATGAACGTCGACCCCGCTGCGCTGGATGCTAAAGCGGTAGCCGTTTACGCCGAACAGGCACAGACGCAGGGTATTATTCCTTTCCTGCTCGATATTATTCCGGGCAGTGTGATTGGTGCCTTCGCCAGCGGTAATATCTTGCAGGTGCTGCTGTTTGCCGTGCTGTTTGGATTTGCACTGCATCGCTTGGGCGACAAAGGCCAACTGATTTTCAACTTCATCGACAGCTTCTCAAAAGTTATTTTCGGCATCATTAACATGATCATGCGTCTAGCGCCGCTGGGTGCGTTTGGTGCTATGGCCTTCACCATCGGGAAATACGGCGTCGGATCACTGGTGCAGCTGGGTCAGTTGATTATTTGCTTCTATCTGACCTGCGTACTGTTTGTGGTCGTGGTATTGGGTCTGATTGCGCGCTTTACCGGTTTCAGTATCTTCAAGTTTGTTAACTATATTAAAGAAGAGCTGCTGATCGTGTTGGGCACGTCGTCTTCTGAGTCTGCACTGCCGCGTATGCTCGACAAAATGGAGAAGCTGGGCTGCAAGAAATCGGTGGTTGGGTTGGTGATTCCAACCGGCTACTCCTTTAACCTCGACGGGACGTCTATTTACCTGACAATGGCGGCGGTGTTTATTGCTCAAGCCACTAATAGTCACATGGATATCTGGCATCAGATTACGTTGCTGGTCGTGTTGCTGCTCTCCTCTAAAGGGGCCGCAGGCGTTACCGGCAGTGGATTCATCGTGCTGGCCGCCACGCTTTCAGCGGTAGGGCATTTGCCGGTTGCCGGTCTGGCGTTAATCCTTGGTATCGACCGCTTTATGTCGGAAGCCCGCGCGCTGACCAACCTGATTGGCAATGGTGTGGCAACCGTAGTGGTTGCTAAATGGGTCGGTCAGTTAGATGAGGAGCAGCTTAATGCGACTCTTTCCGGCAAGAAGGCGATCGCTGTCGATAAGGCGGCCTAA
- a CDS encoding pitrilysin family protein: protein MQGTRIRLLVGGLLLASACSNVQAEALQPDPAWQQGKLDNGFNWQLFTTPQRPSDRIELRLVVRTGSLAENPQQQGFAHFLPRIALIRSEGFTPAQLQSFWQQAIDNQRPMSPVVTSYDFTSYNLSLPNGRPDLIKSALNWLVDSSGKMVITPESVHAAYQAPQDPIDTVPSDPQDVWWRYRINGSTLVGHSPELLPSKMAKAADLSKFYHQWYTPDAMTLYVVGNVDSRGMAEQIKSAFSSLKGSRQTPQTLPTLSDLPAKAMATFDPTISQDRLSLVWSMPWQPIQDSPALSAYWRSDLAREALFLHLQQALKTPAEEKEAKEGGSVQPALGFDCRVQYQHAQCAIRIEAAQEAIQPSLKRLATELVKLRDTGLSQAEFDALIGQKKDQLGQLFATYARTDTGVLMSQRLRSQQNGVVDIAPEQYQKLRQAFLTTLTLPDFNQELRQQLSHDPSMLLVQPKGEAELSVKTLQETYSAIVVPTAASSSTDIPATDAQTATSSGSGAAGTAQ from the coding sequence ATGCAGGGCACCAGAATTCGCTTACTCGTTGGTGGGTTGTTGTTGGCTTCAGCCTGCAGCAACGTGCAAGCTGAAGCACTACAACCCGATCCAGCCTGGCAACAGGGTAAACTGGACAACGGCTTCAACTGGCAATTGTTTACTACGCCGCAGCGTCCCAGCGATCGCATCGAACTGAGGTTAGTCGTTCGTACCGGATCATTGGCAGAAAATCCGCAGCAGCAAGGCTTTGCGCACTTCTTACCGCGTATTGCGTTAATCCGCAGTGAGGGTTTCACCCCTGCACAGCTTCAGTCTTTTTGGCAGCAGGCGATTGATAATCAACGCCCGATGTCGCCGGTTGTTACCTCGTATGATTTCACCTCTTATAATTTGAGCCTGCCTAACGGCCGTCCTGACTTGATTAAGTCGGCGCTCAACTGGCTTGTGGATAGCAGCGGCAAAATGGTGATAACGCCTGAGTCGGTCCACGCTGCCTATCAGGCACCGCAGGATCCCATCGACACCGTGCCGTCCGACCCTCAGGACGTGTGGTGGCGTTATCGCATTAACGGCTCCACGCTGGTTGGCCATAGTCCTGAGCTGCTGCCGTCCAAAATGGCCAAAGCAGCAGACCTCAGCAAATTTTATCATCAGTGGTACACCCCTGACGCCATGACGCTTTACGTGGTGGGCAACGTTGACAGCCGTGGCATGGCCGAACAGATCAAAAGTGCGTTCTCCTCGCTAAAGGGAAGCCGCCAAACGCCACAAACGCTGCCAACGCTTTCTGATCTACCGGCCAAAGCGATGGCCACCTTTGACCCCACAATTAGCCAGGATCGCCTGTCGCTTGTCTGGAGCATGCCGTGGCAGCCGATTCAGGACTCTCCGGCACTTAGCGCTTATTGGCGCAGTGATTTGGCACGAGAAGCGCTGTTCCTGCATTTGCAACAGGCGCTGAAAACGCCGGCGGAAGAAAAAGAGGCCAAAGAGGGCGGTTCCGTGCAGCCAGCGCTGGGCTTTGACTGCCGCGTGCAGTATCAACACGCGCAGTGTGCTATTCGTATTGAAGCTGCACAGGAGGCAATTCAGCCCTCCCTGAAAAGATTAGCCACCGAACTGGTTAAACTGCGCGACACCGGCCTGTCTCAGGCCGAGTTTGATGCGCTGATAGGCCAGAAGAAAGACCAGCTCGGGCAGCTTTTTGCGACCTATGCGCGCACCGATACCGGCGTGCTGATGAGCCAGCGTCTTCGCTCACAGCAAAATGGCGTGGTTGATATTGCGCCTGAACAGTATCAGAAACTGCGCCAGGCGTTCTTAACGACCTTAACGCTGCCTGATTTCAATCAGGAGCTGAGACAGCAGCTTTCGCACGACCCTTCTATGCTGCTGGTTCAACCCAAAGGTGAAGCTGAACTGAGCGTCAAAACGTTGCAAGAAACCTACAGCGCGATAGTGGTGCCTACTGCGGCCTCGTCGTCCACCGACATACCGGCTACGGATGCACAGACTGCGACGTCTTCCGGCTCGGGTGCGGCAGGAACGGCCCAGTAA
- a CDS encoding sugar kinase, translating into MTSKKIAVIGECMIELSQKGELLNRGFGGDTLNTAVYIARQVADEALKVHYVTALGKDSFSSDMLAAWQQEGVATDLIQRLDNKLPGLYVIETDANGERTFYYWRNDAAARYWLNSPNSEAVCRALVDFDYLYLSGISLAILSQDNRDRLMTLLGECRARGGKVIFDNNYRPRLWDSKEQTQQAYQAMLACTDIAFLTLDDEDMLWGKQPYQDVISRTHALGVQEVVIKRGAESCIVSNEKGEQHEVPAIKLEKERVIDTTAAGDSFSAGYLAKRLTGASEEEAAKRGHLTASTVIQYRGAIIPLEAMPT; encoded by the coding sequence ATGACCAGTAAAAAGATTGCCGTTATCGGCGAGTGCATGATCGAATTATCGCAAAAAGGTGAGCTGTTAAACCGAGGCTTTGGTGGCGACACATTAAATACTGCCGTTTACATTGCCCGTCAGGTGGCTGATGAAGCGCTAAAAGTGCATTACGTCACCGCGTTGGGTAAAGATAGCTTTAGCAGCGACATGCTTGCCGCGTGGCAGCAGGAGGGCGTAGCAACCGATTTAATTCAGCGCCTCGACAACAAGCTGCCGGGACTTTATGTGATTGAAACCGATGCCAACGGAGAAAGAACCTTCTATTACTGGCGCAACGACGCGGCCGCCCGCTACTGGCTCAATAGCCCGAACTCGGAGGCCGTTTGCAGGGCATTGGTCGATTTTGACTATCTTTATTTGAGCGGAATAAGCCTGGCAATTCTCAGTCAGGACAACCGTGACCGCCTGATGACTTTGCTCGGCGAGTGTCGCGCACGCGGTGGAAAGGTTATTTTTGATAACAACTATCGCCCACGCCTTTGGGACAGTAAAGAGCAGACGCAACAGGCGTATCAGGCAATGTTGGCCTGTACCGATATTGCATTCTTGACCTTGGACGACGAAGACATGCTGTGGGGCAAGCAGCCATACCAGGACGTGATTTCACGCACCCATGCGCTGGGTGTGCAAGAGGTGGTGATTAAGCGCGGAGCAGAGAGCTGTATTGTTTCCAACGAGAAAGGAGAACAGCACGAAGTTCCAGCGATTAAACTGGAAAAGGAACGCGTTATTGATACCACCGCGGCCGGTGATTCGTTCAGTGCCGGGTATTTGGCAAAACGCCTAACGGGAGCCAGCGAAGAGGAAGCGGCAAAACGTGGACACCTAACCGCCAGTACGGTGATTCAGTATCGTGGTGCCATTATTCCTCTGGAAGCTATGCCAACCTGA
- a CDS encoding AsmA family protein, giving the protein MTRTGKALSWTAGIVVILIVAIIIFVALFDWNRLKPTINQKVSAELNRPFAIRGDLGVDWSRQKDEGGWRAWVPWPHIHAEDIVLGNPENIPSDAPMVHLQRVDASLAPLALLDKQVFIPRIWLKQPDASLIRLADGKNNWTFNLANSDTKDSSEPPSAWSFKMNDIVFDRGQIDFKDATLKADFRAVIDPLGKPLPFTEVTGKKNDKGSKDDDKNATPDYVFGWKVDGKYKGESLSGSGKIGGMLALQDPDARFPLQADVRSGNTRVQVAGTLTDPMNLGALDLRLKFSGQTLSDLYGLTGVLLPQTPPYETDGHLIAQLHDKNGAKFQYQGFNGEIGDSDIHGSLTYLASKPRPQLSGELTSNQLRFADLAPLIGADSNKDKAKRGETTRQPSDKVLPVEKFDTKSWRVMDADVQFSAKRIEHGKSLPISNLNTHLKLNDGNLLLDPLRFGVAGGNLNSTVRLEGDKTPMQGRVDMHARGLQLKELVPNVQSMKKSLGQLNGDAKLTGTGNSVAALLGTSNGEMKLLINDGVISRGLMEIAGLNVGNYVVAKMFGDDEVAINCAAADVNIKSGLARPSLLVFDTENAVINVSGTSNFATERLDLSIDPESKGLRVLTLRSPLYVRGTFKNPDAGVKAGPLIARGAAAVALGAIVAPAAALLALVSPSDNESNQCGAILQKMKAGK; this is encoded by the coding sequence ATGACTCGCACAGGAAAAGCGCTGAGCTGGACGGCAGGTATAGTGGTCATACTTATCGTTGCCATTATTATTTTTGTGGCATTGTTCGACTGGAATCGACTTAAGCCAACGATAAATCAGAAGGTTTCTGCCGAGCTTAATCGGCCTTTTGCCATTCGCGGTGACCTGGGTGTTGACTGGTCACGCCAAAAAGATGAGGGCGGTTGGCGTGCCTGGGTGCCGTGGCCGCACATCCACGCTGAAGACATCGTGCTCGGCAATCCTGAAAATATTCCGAGCGATGCCCCTATGGTGCATCTGCAGCGTGTCGACGCCAGCCTCGCACCGCTGGCGCTGCTCGACAAACAGGTCTTTATTCCACGCATCTGGTTGAAGCAACCGGATGCCTCACTGATTCGCCTGGCCGACGGCAAAAATAACTGGACCTTTAACCTCGCCAATAGCGACACCAAAGACAGCAGTGAACCGCCTTCTGCCTGGTCGTTCAAAATGAACGATATTGTTTTCGACCGCGGTCAAATCGACTTTAAAGACGCGACGCTAAAAGCCGATTTTCGAGCAGTCATTGACCCGCTGGGTAAACCGCTGCCGTTCACTGAGGTGACAGGAAAGAAAAACGACAAAGGCAGTAAGGATGACGATAAAAACGCGACGCCAGACTACGTATTTGGCTGGAAGGTTGATGGCAAATACAAGGGTGAGTCATTAAGCGGCAGCGGTAAAATTGGCGGCATGCTTGCACTTCAAGACCCTGATGCCCGCTTCCCGCTGCAGGCTGACGTGCGCTCGGGCAATACTCGTGTGCAAGTGGCCGGCACCTTAACCGATCCCATGAATTTGGGTGCTTTGGACCTGCGTCTGAAATTTTCCGGCCAGACCCTGTCGGACCTCTATGGCCTCACCGGCGTGCTGTTGCCACAAACGCCGCCTTATGAGACCGACGGCCACCTTATTGCGCAACTGCATGACAAAAATGGCGCCAAATTTCAATATCAGGGCTTCAACGGTGAAATCGGCGATAGCGATATTCACGGCTCGCTTACCTATCTTGCCAGCAAGCCTCGTCCGCAGTTGAGTGGTGAACTGACCTCCAATCAGCTGAGATTCGCTGACCTTGCGCCGCTGATTGGGGCCGACTCGAATAAGGACAAAGCCAAACGCGGTGAAACGACGCGCCAACCGTCCGACAAAGTGCTGCCGGTCGAGAAATTTGATACCAAAAGCTGGAGGGTGATGGACGCCGATGTGCAGTTCAGCGCTAAACGCATTGAACACGGCAAGTCTTTGCCAATCAGCAATCTAAATACCCATCTTAAGCTGAATGACGGCAACCTGCTTCTCGATCCGCTGCGCTTTGGCGTGGCGGGCGGTAACCTGAACTCGACCGTTAGGCTCGAGGGTGATAAAACACCGATGCAGGGGCGGGTGGATATGCACGCGCGCGGTTTACAACTGAAAGAGTTGGTGCCGAACGTGCAGTCGATGAAGAAAAGTTTGGGTCAGCTCAACGGCGACGCCAAGCTGACCGGCACAGGCAACTCGGTTGCGGCGCTGCTCGGCACCAGCAACGGCGAAATGAAATTGTTGATTAATGATGGCGTAATAAGCCGTGGTCTGATGGAAATCGCGGGGCTGAACGTCGGTAACTACGTGGTGGCCAAAATGTTCGGTGACGATGAGGTGGCCATTAACTGTGCCGCAGCCGATGTGAACATTAAAAGCGGACTCGCGCGGCCAAGCCTGCTGGTGTTTGATACCGAAAATGCGGTCATCAACGTCAGCGGCACCAGCAACTTTGCCACTGAGCGCTTGGATTTATCGATTGACCCTGAAAGTAAGGGGCTACGCGTATTGACGCTGCGCTCGCCGCTGTACGTGCGCGGCACCTTTAAAAACCCGGATGCAGGGGTGAAAGCGGGGCCGCTTATTGCACGCGGTGCGGCAGCGGTTGCATTGGGGGCAATTGTTGCGCCGGCAGCGGCACTGCTGGCGCTGGTTTCGCCGAGTGACAATGAGTCAAACCAGTGTGGCGCTATCCTGCAGAAAATGAAGGCCGGTAAATAG
- a CDS encoding CDP-diacylglycerol diphosphatase, protein MRLKPRLLFPLIIFLAVIAAVAYYVWPSSGNPSALWNIVSQKCVPNQQKNGQPAPCVQVDEQQGFVVLKDMVGPLQFLLMPTARITGIESPALLEDNTPNFFAQAWQARHYMADKYGKPIDDSNISLAINSEYGRSQNQLHIHISCLLPQVKNQLSEEVGQVGYRWQTLPEKLIGHTYLARKVSPAELSEKGAFRLLAEGVPEAREKMGHFGMAMVSLKGGDFLLLANQRNLLQLNNASTEEIQDHDCAVLN, encoded by the coding sequence ATGCGCTTGAAACCTCGTCTGCTGTTCCCCCTGATTATTTTTCTGGCCGTTATTGCCGCCGTGGCTTATTACGTTTGGCCAAGCTCCGGTAACCCTAGTGCGCTGTGGAATATTGTCAGTCAAAAATGCGTTCCCAATCAGCAAAAGAACGGCCAACCGGCACCCTGTGTGCAGGTTGATGAGCAGCAGGGCTTTGTGGTACTCAAGGACATGGTCGGACCGCTACAGTTTTTGTTGATGCCAACCGCCAGAATAACCGGCATTGAAAGTCCGGCACTGCTGGAAGACAACACACCAAATTTCTTTGCTCAGGCATGGCAGGCTCGGCACTACATGGCCGATAAATACGGCAAGCCGATTGATGACAGCAATATCTCGCTGGCGATTAACTCGGAATATGGCCGTAGCCAAAATCAGCTGCATATCCACATCTCATGCCTGTTGCCTCAGGTAAAAAACCAGCTCAGTGAAGAGGTGGGTCAGGTTGGCTATCGTTGGCAGACGCTGCCGGAAAAGCTGATAGGGCATACTTATCTGGCGCGTAAAGTGTCACCGGCCGAGCTGAGTGAGAAAGGCGCATTTCGACTGTTGGCTGAAGGCGTGCCGGAGGCCCGCGAGAAGATGGGGCATTTCGGCATGGCGATGGTGAGCCTGAAAGGGGGAGATTTCCTGCTGCTGGCCAATCAGCGTAATCTGCTGCAGCTCAACAACGCCTCCACTGAAGAAATTCAGGACCACGACTGTGCGGTCCTGAATTGA
- a CDS encoding MFS transporter, which yields MQAIITPELEADAELVSQNSRGKVIIASLIGTAIEFFDFYIYATAAVIVFPHIFFPQGDPAAATLQSLATFAIAFIARPIGSALFGHFGDRVGRKVTLVASLLTMGISTVIIGLLPTYATIGVFAPLLLALARFGQGLGLGGEWGGAALLATENAPPKKRALYGSFPQLGAPIGFFFANGMFLLLSWLLTEQQFIDWGWRIPFLLSAVLVLIGLYVRVSLHETPVFAKIAKAGKQVKVPIGRLFSKHLKATVLGTFIMVATYTLFYIMTVYSLGYGTTPKPAGLGITRNDFLLMLMIGVIGFGVMVPIAGQLADKFGRRKTMICITLLIILFALTFPSVISGGSISAVMVFLICGFSVMGLTFGPMGALLPELFPTEVRYTGASFSYNVSSILGASVAPYIATWLATHYGLFYVGVYLASMATLTLIALLLTKETRHQSL from the coding sequence ATGCAAGCCATCATCACTCCAGAACTCGAGGCTGACGCGGAACTCGTTAGCCAAAACTCTCGCGGCAAAGTTATCATCGCGTCACTGATCGGTACCGCCATCGAGTTTTTTGACTTTTATATTTATGCGACGGCGGCAGTTATTGTCTTCCCGCACATTTTCTTCCCTCAGGGTGACCCTGCTGCCGCTACGCTTCAGTCACTGGCAACGTTTGCCATTGCCTTTATTGCACGCCCAATCGGTTCTGCACTATTTGGCCACTTTGGGGACCGCGTAGGCCGCAAAGTCACGCTGGTTGCATCACTGCTGACCATGGGTATCTCAACCGTAATCATTGGCCTGCTGCCAACCTATGCCACCATTGGCGTATTCGCTCCTCTGCTACTGGCGCTGGCCCGTTTTGGTCAGGGTCTCGGGCTAGGGGGTGAATGGGGCGGCGCGGCGCTGTTGGCGACCGAAAATGCGCCACCGAAAAAACGGGCGCTTTACGGCTCTTTCCCGCAGTTAGGCGCGCCAATCGGCTTCTTCTTTGCCAACGGCATGTTCCTGCTGCTTTCATGGCTGCTGACAGAACAGCAGTTCATTGACTGGGGATGGCGCATACCGTTCCTGCTTTCTGCCGTGCTGGTGCTGATTGGTCTTTACGTGCGCGTTTCTCTGCATGAAACGCCGGTATTCGCCAAAATCGCCAAGGCGGGCAAGCAGGTTAAAGTGCCTATTGGTCGCCTGTTCAGCAAACACCTGAAGGCTACCGTACTGGGCACCTTCATCATGGTGGCAACCTACACGCTGTTTTATATCATGACTGTTTACTCACTCGGTTACGGCACCACGCCGAAGCCGGCGGGCCTGGGCATTACTCGTAACGACTTCCTGCTGATGCTAATGATTGGCGTGATTGGTTTTGGTGTAATGGTGCCTATTGCCGGGCAGTTGGCCGACAAATTTGGCCGCCGTAAAACCATGATTTGCATTACACTGCTGATTATTCTGTTTGCGCTGACTTTCCCGTCAGTCATTAGCGGCGGTTCAATCAGTGCAGTGATGGTATTCCTGATCTGCGGCTTTAGTGTCATGGGGCTAACCTTCGGCCCGATGGGCGCTCTGCTGCCAGAGCTTTTCCCGACTGAAGTTCGCTATACCGGCGCATCTTTCTCCTATAATGTGTCTTCAATATTAGGCGCTTCCGTTGCTCCTTATATTGCAACCTGGCTGGCAACCCACTACGGGCTGTTTTATGTCGGCGTTTATCTGGCTTCAATGGCAACGCTTACGTTGATTGCTCTGCTGCTGACCAAAGAAACCCGCCACCAGTCACTCTGA